The Geotalea uraniireducens Rf4 genome window below encodes:
- a CDS encoding methyl-accepting chemotaxis protein has protein sequence MKQSSLSRVFIIRVLLVLFLGQTVILCWSYYNNRHLLSADLTKKIQVVSRLLVSTSSRSLTDYDFTYLGLLMDETLKDGDVKALELLDKSGLTVLKKVEKSDGGLKKLEIPVLAGGDKVGTLNVLFSQKKIEDELLHQVLTGFAIQAVVFVALIFLIYRFYYANIGNRIALISKFIRNATEGDLTQRMKPSKMDEIGVIATGFDFLVERLSVSINRIKNISDDVSNATMRLNDILQNLVESVSRQQLSTEQTSQAVKEASESQNQIIDNSNKLLSLANDNTVSLTEVGAASEEIAGKVETLNTNINSSYSTVAELGQSAKNVAALAAKASMTVGGVSGSVAQIKESVKKIENSVKESVELSNDTTKVISDKGIVSVYETKASMEKIDLIVGTLSKSIGNLGSRSKDITRILAVIKEVTDETKLLSLNASIIAAQAGEHGKSFAVVANEIKLLSDKTVGSTIEIEAIVRAIQQDIDVAVRGTGETSKIVHEGGKVVSKAGDALREILGSARKSTEMIKSIEDSAVEQSDGIENIIGAVNELQTLNYEVNRATEEEEKSISHLVKGISSIKDAMEMTGRAANEQASTLQSIQFNLQAANDRTAEIVAASTQQQHVNGGIIVSMDQIMDIGASTISGFQGVSASIAAISIEIESLRREMLIFRTESKSADECTASGAV, from the coding sequence ATGAAACAGTCCAGTCTTTCAAGGGTGTTTATCATAAGGGTGCTGTTGGTGCTTTTTCTGGGTCAGACGGTCATTCTGTGCTGGTCGTATTATAATAACCGCCATTTACTTTCGGCTGACCTCACCAAAAAAATACAGGTAGTTTCCCGACTGCTGGTGAGCACATCGTCCCGCTCATTGACCGATTATGATTTTACCTACCTGGGGCTTCTGATGGATGAAACCCTGAAGGATGGAGATGTTAAAGCGTTGGAACTCTTGGACAAAAGCGGACTTACTGTGCTGAAAAAAGTCGAGAAGTCCGACGGCGGCCTCAAAAAACTCGAAATCCCCGTTCTTGCAGGAGGGGACAAGGTAGGGACGCTCAATGTCCTGTTTTCGCAGAAAAAAATCGAAGATGAATTGCTGCATCAGGTTCTTACCGGTTTTGCCATACAAGCGGTTGTATTTGTTGCACTGATCTTTCTTATTTATCGTTTTTATTACGCAAACATAGGCAACAGGATTGCGCTTATCAGCAAGTTCATCAGAAATGCCACCGAAGGCGATCTTACCCAGCGGATGAAACCCTCGAAAATGGACGAAATCGGTGTGATAGCCACTGGTTTTGATTTTCTTGTGGAACGCCTCTCCGTAAGCATCAACAGGATAAAAAACATTTCTGATGATGTTTCGAATGCGACGATGCGTCTGAATGATATCCTGCAAAATCTGGTCGAGTCCGTGAGCCGGCAGCAGCTATCAACCGAGCAGACTTCACAGGCGGTAAAAGAAGCGTCAGAGTCACAGAACCAGATCATCGATAACAGCAATAAATTGTTGTCGCTGGCCAATGACAACACTGTTTCCCTGACCGAGGTCGGTGCAGCATCGGAAGAAATTGCCGGCAAGGTTGAAACATTGAATACCAATATCAACTCTTCCTATTCCACCGTTGCCGAACTGGGACAATCGGCGAAAAATGTGGCAGCTCTTGCCGCAAAGGCATCCATGACGGTAGGTGGTGTTTCCGGTTCCGTGGCGCAGATCAAAGAATCTGTGAAAAAAATAGAAAATTCCGTCAAGGAATCGGTCGAACTCAGCAACGATACGACCAAGGTCATTTCCGACAAAGGGATTGTTTCCGTCTACGAAACAAAGGCCAGCATGGAAAAAATCGACTTGATCGTCGGTACTCTTTCCAAATCTATCGGCAACCTCGGTTCCAGGTCCAAAGACATAACAAGAATTCTTGCCGTGATAAAAGAAGTTACCGATGAAACCAAGCTGTTGTCGCTGAATGCATCAATAATAGCGGCACAGGCTGGCGAGCATGGAAAAAGCTTCGCGGTAGTTGCCAATGAGATTAAGTTGCTGTCCGACAAGACAGTCGGATCGACCATAGAAATAGAAGCAATTGTCAGGGCCATTCAGCAGGATATAGACGTGGCGGTGAGAGGTACGGGGGAAACGTCCAAGATAGTGCATGAGGGCGGGAAGGTCGTCTCGAAAGCCGGTGATGCTTTGCGTGAAATACTGGGTTCGGCGCGCAAATCGACGGAAATGATCAAAAGCATAGAAGATTCTGCCGTTGAACAGAGCGATGGCATTGAGAACATAATCGGAGCCGTTAACGAGTTGCAGACTTTAAACTACGAAGTGAACCGGGCAACAGAGGAAGAAGAAAAAAGCATTTCCCATTTGGTCAAGGGTATCAGTTCAATCAAGGATGCCATGGAAATGACGGGACGGGCTGCCAATGAGCAGGCAAGCACGTTGCAGTCGATCCAGTTCAATCTCCAGGCTGCAAACGACAGAACTGCTGAAATCGTTGCCGCATCTACCCAGCAACAGCACGTGAATGGCGGCATCATTGTTTCCATGGATCAGATCATGGATATAGGCGCCAGTACCATAAGCGGGTTCCAGGGTGTTTCCGCCAGCATAGCGGCCATCTCCATCGAGATCGAATCTTTGCGCCGGGAGATGTTGATTTTCCGGACGGAGAGCAAGAGTGCCGATGAGTGTACAGCTAGCGGGGCGGTATAA
- a CDS encoding (deoxy)nucleoside triphosphate pyrophosphohydrolase, which produces MSAKAIHINVTCAIIEQDGLVLAAQRSAAMSLPLKWEFPGGKIDPGETPEECLRRELVEEMGIHVIIGKSLPTSMHHYPTFAVTLHPFVCSINSGVIVLHEHAAIVWLPPEKLHTLDWAEADVPVIGSYLAECKAGFR; this is translated from the coding sequence ATGTCTGCAAAAGCAATACACATTAATGTCACCTGCGCTATCATCGAACAGGACGGTCTCGTTCTGGCCGCCCAACGGAGCGCCGCCATGAGCCTGCCGCTCAAGTGGGAGTTTCCCGGAGGCAAGATCGACCCCGGTGAAACGCCGGAAGAGTGCCTGCGGCGCGAACTGGTTGAAGAGATGGGCATTCACGTGATCATCGGTAAGAGCTTGCCGACCAGCATGCACCATTACCCGACCTTCGCTGTTACGCTCCATCCGTTTGTCTGCTCTATTAATTCGGGCGTGATCGTGCTTCACGAGCACGCTGCCATCGTCTGGCTGCCTCCGGAGAAACTCCATACCCTCGACTGGGCTGAGGCTGATGTCCCAGTGATTGGGTCGTATCTTGCCGAATGTAAGGCAGGCTTCCGATGA
- a CDS encoding substrate-binding domain-containing protein yields MKNLCVALMISMLLLTPLAAQAENITLAGSGSMIPLITELGKAYMKKYPQDTVEVNQKSLGQVGGVMAVNNGAIDIAMSARDLDRSEKALPVKAYEIAVMPGLFAVNSSVPVKAVTSQQICDIYSGKIKNWKQVGGADAPIVVLSRPEADSTKIAVRRGIACFAALKEPVDVAVLPKAKDMFTALTAKPGSIGMIDTVALFDAGAKAKALKLDGKEVSASSQWPIIHHYNLVLGKNRSEAIKRFIQFIKSPEAQGLIKKEKAVPTNFSL; encoded by the coding sequence ATGAAAAACTTGTGTGTTGCGCTCATGATTTCAATGCTGTTATTAACCCCTCTGGCTGCACAAGCCGAAAACATCACGCTGGCAGGTTCGGGAAGCATGATCCCGCTGATAACCGAACTGGGAAAAGCATACATGAAAAAATATCCCCAGGATACGGTTGAGGTTAATCAAAAATCTCTTGGTCAAGTGGGCGGGGTAATGGCCGTCAACAACGGCGCCATTGATATCGCCATGTCGGCACGCGATCTGGACCGCTCTGAAAAAGCGCTTCCGGTCAAGGCGTATGAAATTGCCGTCATGCCCGGTCTTTTTGCGGTGAATAGTTCTGTGCCGGTAAAAGCTGTAACCAGTCAGCAAATATGCGACATCTATTCAGGCAAGATCAAAAACTGGAAGCAGGTGGGTGGGGCAGATGCACCGATAGTCGTTCTGTCCAGGCCCGAAGCGGATTCCACCAAGATTGCCGTACGCCGCGGGATCGCCTGTTTTGCTGCGCTGAAAGAGCCAGTCGATGTCGCCGTGCTTCCAAAGGCAAAGGACATGTTCACCGCTTTGACTGCCAAGCCCGGTTCTATCGGCATGATCGATACCGTTGCATTGTTCGATGCGGGAGCGAAGGCCAAGGCGCTGAAGCTCGACGGCAAGGAGGTATCTGCGTCCTCCCAATGGCCGATAATCCATCATTATAATCTTGTCCTGGGTAAAAATCGTAGCGAGGCCATCAAACGGTTCATCCAGTTTATCAAGTCACCCGAGGCCCAGGGATTGATAAAGAAGGAAAAGGCTGTTCCAACTAATTTCAGTCTATAA